Below is a window of Rhodothermales bacterium DNA.
GCGCCGCGAGCTCGGTCTCGGCGAGCACGAGGATGCCGTCGACGATGATGACCGGTCGCGGCTCCACGCAGACGGTTTCCGGCCGGCGGGTGTGCCGCTGAAAATCGTAGGTCGGTTTCTGGATCGATCGGCCTTCCAGGAGTTGCTCCAGATGCTGGAGCAGGAGTTCCGTCTCGAGCGAATCCGGGTGATCGAAATTGATGGCGCGGCGCGCTTCGATGGGGAGATGGCAGAGATCGCGATAATACGCGTCGTGCTCGATGACGGCGATGTGTCCGGCGTCGAGGTCGTTGACGATGTGCCGCAACACGGTGGTTTTACCCGAACCCGATCCGCCGGCGATTCCGATGACGACAGGCCGCCGATGCATACGTCGCTTCGCGATTCAGGCGCGACGCACCATGGCCACCACGCCCGTGCGGGTGGTTTCATCCCAGGAGGATTCGGAGTCGTCGTAGACGTAGCCGGCGGGGTGCTCCCAGTCCTTGAGGTCTTCCATCCGCTCGATGGCCTCGCGCACGATGACGTTGACGAGCTGGCCGCGGAGCGGCTTCACGCCGTGGGTGATCGCCTTGCGTTCCCCGTTTTCTTCCTCGAAGAACCGGAGTTCGATCATCTGCTCGTAGGTGTGTTCGTCGTCCCAGGCCTCCTTGTGCGACGAGGGGAGGAGATTCCACACGATATGCCCCTTGACGGCTTCGTTGAGCAGCGGGCTGATATACGGCCGCCAGTACCGCGACACGCGGCCCATCTCCGGCAGGACGGCGTCGATGCGGAGGCGGTAGTCGGGAATCAGATCGTCGGGGCGGAGTAGACCGAACAGGCCGGAGACGATGATGCCGTTTTCGAGGAGGCGGCGTTGGGCGCCCGTGGGCAGGCCGGCGAAGTCCATCGACTTGTACATGGTGCCGGGACTGTATCGCTGCATCGCCGACATGAGCGGGGCGTCGAAAATGGTCATGTTGGCCGCGATGGCCTGTTCGAGCGTCTCGCCCTTGACCCCGAAGACCGTTTCAAGGTCGCGCCCGGCTTCGATGATCTCCTGGAGGGCCGTGATGAGTTTGCGGCGCTCGGGATTGAGATCGTTGAAGTAATTGAACGTGCTCGACGACCGGTAATCGAACATATCCGGGGCAAACGGATTGCCGCCCGGACATTTTCCTTCGGATGGTGGCAGGAGGATCGAGAACCTGGGCATGAATGTGCCGATTCAGCTGAGGCAGGAAGTAAACAACCCGCTGGCCCCGGTGTCGGCCAGTGGCGACGGTCAGTTGGAGGCAGGCGTGCCCGACGGACCGTGACGGCGTACTTCGCCCATCAAGGCGTCGATATCGTCCTGGATGCGTTGCGCCCGGTTGCGCGCATCGGCAACGATGGCGTCGCCTTTCTGGCGCGCATCGCCAGGCACTTCCGGATGCACCATGTTCTCGACGAACGTGTTGACCTGATCCGCAAGATTTTCCAGCTGGTAGGTGAGCCGGCGACGGATCTTCTGCCCCTCTTCAGGCGCCAGCAGCAGTCCGAGCGCAAATCCGGTCGCCCCACCAATGAGGGCCCCCCAGATGCCGGCGCGAACGAGACTTCCTGCGGTGTACTCTTTCATATGCAGACCGGTTGGATTAGGTGGCTACAACTCACGCGTTCAGGTCGATTTAACGACCCCAACATCTTCGCAGTTTCTGGCGAACACGCATGCGCGGGCTGCACGATAGGGCGCGCAAAGGGGGACACGCAAAGGAACGGACCCTTTGGCGAGGCCTTGACCCCGGGCTAGATAAAAAAAGCTACCGCCGGGAAACCGACCGCAGCTTTGGACCGTCACGGTCTAGCCAGTCGCCTAGCGGTTCTTCTTCTTATGGCGATTCTTACGCAGACGCTTCTTGCGCTTGTGCGTTGCAATCTTGTGCCGTTTGCGTTTACGACCACAGGGCATAGAGACTCCTCTTAAAACGATTGTCGGAATGCATGACGAACTGGCCACGACCAGCCGAAACTAGCTCCCCTTAAACACGGTCATGTTCCCGCTGTTTCCGTCCATTCCATCTTTTGATCGCGAAGCGTGTGTGAACGACGCACACGGCGCGCGACCGGAACGAAGTGTTCCCGGCACTGGTTGGTAAGCCTTCGCCAGGGATACTACCAGGTACACTCCGGAGAAACCCGCTCCGCATCGCCGTCGCCATGATCCAGACCTTTCCCCACTTCCGCATGCCGCTTCTGGCCGTGCTGTTCGCCGTCCTGGCGGCCGGCTGCTCG
It encodes the following:
- a CDS encoding YtxH domain-containing protein produces the protein MKEYTAGSLVRAGIWGALIGGATGFALGLLLAPEEGQKIRRRLTYQLENLADQVNTFVENMVHPEVPGDARQKGDAIVADARNRAQRIQDDIDALMGEVRRHGPSGTPASN
- the udk gene encoding uridine kinase, whose translation is MHRRPVVIGIAGGSGSGKTTVLRHIVNDLDAGHIAVIEHDAYYRDLCHLPIEARRAINFDHPDSLETELLLQHLEQLLEGRSIQKPTYDFQRHTRRPETVCVEPRPVIIVDGILVLAETELAARMDIKIFVDTDDDVRLVRRIKRDLTERGRSIEDILLQYEHTVRPMYLQFVEPSRRRADLIIPRGGHNRVAIDLVISRIKALIG
- the yaaA gene encoding peroxide stress protein YaaA produces the protein MPRFSILLPPSEGKCPGGNPFAPDMFDYRSSSTFNYFNDLNPERRKLITALQEIIEAGRDLETVFGVKGETLEQAIAANMTIFDAPLMSAMQRYSPGTMYKSMDFAGLPTGAQRRLLENGIIVSGLFGLLRPDDLIPDYRLRIDAVLPEMGRVSRYWRPYISPLLNEAVKGHIVWNLLPSSHKEAWDDEHTYEQMIELRFFEEENGERKAITHGVKPLRGQLVNVIVREAIERMEDLKDWEHPAGYVYDDSESSWDETTRTGVVAMVRRA